Proteins encoded together in one Flavobacteriales bacterium window:
- a CDS encoding ribose-5-phosphate isomerase: protein MPTAYTVYVIELSRKVYTEHWKFRAANPQYNGALECLYVGMTSKTPRERFAQHKTGALSRKGHDLSSAIVRKYGRYLRPSLCQHIGPLSRAEALEVEKGLALELRRKGYAVWTN, encoded by the coding sequence ATGCCCACCGCCTACACGGTGTACGTCATCGAGCTCAGTCGGAAGGTGTACACCGAGCACTGGAAGTTCCGTGCCGCCAACCCGCAGTACAACGGCGCGCTGGAGTGCCTCTACGTGGGCATGACCAGCAAGACCCCGCGCGAACGCTTCGCGCAGCACAAGACCGGCGCGCTCAGCAGGAAGGGCCACGACCTCAGCAGCGCGATCGTGAGGAAGTACGGGCGCTACCTGCGCCCCAGCCTCTGCCAGCACATCGGTCCGCTCAGCCGGGCCGAGGCGCTGGAAGTGGAGAAGGGGCTGGCGTTGGAGCTTCGTCGGAAGGGGTATGCGGTGTGGACGAATTGA